From the genome of Pelomonas sp. SE-A7, one region includes:
- a CDS encoding NADH-quinone oxidoreductase subunit D, whose amino-acid sequence MADIKNYTLNFGPQHPAAHGVLRLVLELDGEVIQRADPHIGLLHRATEKLAESKTYIQSLPYMDRLDYVSMMANEHAYCLAIEKMMGIEVPIRAQYIRVMFAEITRLLNHLLWLGCHGLDCGAMNILIYCFREREDLFDMYEAVSGARMHAAYFRPGGVYRDLPDVMPQYQVSKIKNAKAIAQLNANRQGSLLDFIDDFCKRFPKNVDDYETLLTDNRIWKQRTVGIGVVTPERALNLGLTGAMLRGSGIAWDLRKTQPYDVYDKMDFDVPVGVEGDTYDRYVVRVEEMRQSNRIIQQCVEWLRKNPGPVITDNHKVAPPSRVDMKSNMEELIHHFKLFTEGFRVPEGEAYAAVEHPKGEFGIYIVSDGANKPYRLKIRAPGFSHLAALDEMSRGHMIADAVAVIGTMDIVFGEIDR is encoded by the coding sequence ATGGCCGACATCAAGAACTACACGCTGAACTTCGGTCCCCAGCATCCGGCCGCCCACGGCGTGCTGCGCCTGGTGCTGGAGCTGGACGGCGAAGTCATCCAGCGCGCCGACCCGCACATCGGCCTGCTGCACCGCGCCACCGAGAAGCTGGCCGAGAGCAAGACCTATATCCAGTCGCTGCCCTACATGGACCGTCTCGACTACGTGTCGATGATGGCCAACGAGCACGCCTACTGCCTGGCCATCGAGAAGATGATGGGCATCGAGGTGCCGATCCGCGCGCAGTACATCCGCGTGATGTTCGCCGAAATCACCCGGCTGCTGAACCACCTGCTGTGGCTGGGCTGCCATGGCCTGGACTGCGGCGCGATGAACATCCTGATCTACTGCTTCCGCGAGCGGGAAGATCTGTTCGACATGTACGAGGCGGTGTCGGGTGCGCGCATGCACGCGGCCTACTTCCGTCCGGGTGGCGTCTACCGCGACCTGCCGGATGTGATGCCGCAGTACCAGGTCTCCAAGATCAAGAACGCCAAGGCGATCGCCCAGCTGAACGCGAACCGCCAGGGCTCGCTGCTGGATTTCATCGACGACTTCTGCAAGCGCTTCCCCAAGAACGTCGACGACTACGAAACCCTGCTGACCGACAACCGGATCTGGAAGCAGCGGACCGTCGGCATCGGCGTGGTCACCCCCGAGCGCGCGCTGAACCTGGGCCTCACCGGCGCCATGCTGCGCGGCTCCGGCATCGCCTGGGACCTGCGCAAGACCCAGCCCTACGACGTCTACGACAAGATGGACTTCGACGTGCCGGTCGGCGTGGAAGGCGATACCTATGACCGCTATGTCGTGCGTGTCGAAGAAATGCGCCAGTCCAACCGCATCATCCAGCAATGCGTGGAATGGCTGCGCAAGAACCCCGGCCCGGTCATCACCGACAACCACAAGGTGGCGCCGCCTTCGCGTGTCGACATGAAGTCGAACATGGAAGAGCTGATCCACCATTTCAAGCTGTTCACCGAAGGCTTCCGCGTCCCCGAGGGCGAGGCCTATGCCGCGGTCGAGCACCCGAAGGGCGAGTTCGGCATCTACATCGTCAGCGACGGCGCCAACAAGCCTTACCGCCTGAAG
- a CDS encoding NADH-quinone oxidoreductase subunit C yields the protein MSTKLDTLEAALRAALGERIVELKSALGELTLRVNPADYLEVATLLRDHPELKFEQLIDLCGLDYSDYGNGGYEGPRFAVSSHLLSVSKNWRLRLKVFAADDDFPCVAAVTPVWNAANWFEREAFDLFGILFEGHEDLRRILTDYGFIGHPMRKDFPTSGHVEMRYDAEQKRVIYQPVTIEPREITPRVIREENYGGI from the coding sequence ATGAGCACCAAACTCGACACCCTGGAAGCGGCCCTGCGTGCCGCGCTCGGCGAGCGCATCGTCGAGCTGAAGAGCGCCCTGGGCGAATTGACCCTGCGCGTGAACCCCGCCGACTACCTGGAGGTCGCGACTCTGCTGCGCGACCACCCAGAGCTGAAGTTCGAGCAGCTGATCGACCTCTGCGGTCTCGACTACAGCGACTACGGCAATGGGGGCTACGAAGGCCCGCGCTTTGCCGTGTCCTCGCACCTGCTGTCGGTCAGCAAGAACTGGCGCCTGCGCCTCAAGGTCTTCGCCGCCGATGACGACTTCCCCTGCGTGGCGGCCGTCACCCCGGTGTGGAATGCCGCCAACTGGTTCGAGCGCGAAGCCTTCGACCTGTTCGGCATCCTCTTCGAAGGCCACGAAGACCTGCGCCGCATCCTGACCGACTACGGCTTCATCGGCCATCCGATGCGCAAGGACTTCCCGACCTCGGGCCATGTCGAGATGCGCTACGACGCCGAGCAGAAGCGTGTGATCTACCAGCCGGTGACCATCGAGCCGCGTGAAATCACGCCGCGCGTGATCCGCGAAGAAAACTACGGCGGAATCTGA
- a CDS encoding NADH-quinone oxidoreductase subunit B, producing MGIEGVLKEGFVTTSVDKLMNWSKTGSLWPMTFGLACCAVEMMHAGAARYDIDRFGMLFRPSPRQSDLMIVAGTLCNKMAPALRKVYDQMAEPRWVLSMGSCANGGGYYHYSYSVVRGCDRIVPVDVYVPGCPPTAEALLYGILQLQAKIRRENTIARA from the coding sequence ATGGGCATTGAAGGCGTTTTGAAGGAAGGCTTCGTCACCACCTCGGTCGACAAGCTGATGAACTGGTCCAAGACCGGTTCGCTGTGGCCGATGACCTTCGGTCTGGCCTGCTGCGCGGTGGAGATGATGCACGCCGGTGCGGCGCGCTACGACATCGACCGCTTCGGCATGCTGTTTCGTCCCAGCCCGCGCCAGTCCGATCTGATGATCGTGGCCGGCACGCTGTGCAACAAGATGGCGCCGGCGCTGCGCAAGGTCTACGACCAGATGGCCGAGCCGCGCTGGGTGCTCTCCATGGGCTCCTGCGCCAACGGTGGCGGCTACTACCACTACAGCTATTCCGTCGTGCGGGGCTGCGACCGCATCGTGCCGGTCGACGTCTACGTGCCGGGCTGTCCGCCCACGGCTGAAGCCCTGCTGTACGGCATCCTGCAGCTGCAGGCCAAGATCCGCCGCGAAAACACCATCGCCCGCGCATGA
- a CDS encoding NADH-quinone oxidoreductase subunit A: MSLDQYLPVILFILVGAAVGIIPQVLGYLVGPNRPDQAKNSPYECGFEAFEDARMKFDVRYYLVAILFILFDLEIAFLFPWAVALREIGATGFWAMMIFLAILVVGFAYEWKKGALDWE, translated from the coding sequence GTGAGCCTGGATCAGTACCTACCCGTCATCCTCTTCATCTTGGTCGGCGCAGCGGTGGGGATCATCCCCCAGGTCCTGGGCTACCTCGTCGGTCCCAACCGGCCGGATCAGGCCAAAAACTCCCCCTACGAATGCGGCTTCGAGGCCTTTGAAGACGCGCGCATGAAGTTCGATGTGCGCTACTACCTCGTGGCCATCCTCTTCATTCTGTTCGACCTGGAAATCGCCTTCCTGTTTCCCTGGGCCGTGGCCCTGCGTGAAATCGGCGCGACAGGTTTCTGGGCCATGATGATCTTCCTCGCCATCCTCGTCGTGGGCTTCGCCTACGAGTGGAAAAAGGGCGCCCTGGATTGGGAATAA
- the secG gene encoding preprotein translocase subunit SecG has translation MQMMMNLVLLVQLLSALVMIGLVLVQQGKGADMGASFGSGASGSLFGATGSANFLSRSTAVCATLFFVCTLALAYMANYRPTAASNDSAKTVLDRAAPGADAASTPAVPSAVPTALPAASAASN, from the coding sequence ATGCAAATGATGATGAACCTGGTGCTGCTGGTGCAACTGCTGAGCGCGCTGGTGATGATCGGCCTGGTGCTGGTCCAGCAAGGCAAGGGCGCTGACATGGGTGCTTCGTTCGGCAGCGGTGCCTCCGGCAGCCTGTTCGGCGCCACCGGCAGCGCCAACTTCCTGTCGCGCAGCACGGCCGTCTGCGCCACGCTGTTCTTCGTCTGCACGCTGGCCCTGGCCTATATGGCCAACTATCGCCCGACGGCCGCTTCCAACGATTCGGCAAAGACCGTGCTGGATCGCGCCGCACCGGGTGCTGATGCCGCTTCGACGCCGGCTGTTCCCAGCGCTGTACCGACCGCTCTGCCGGCTGCCTCAGCTGCTTCGAACTGA
- the tpiA gene encoding triose-phosphate isomerase: MSQRRKLVVGNWKMHGSRAANALLLAGLKEAGPWNADVAVCVPFPYITETALALTGVDIAFGSQDCSAHEQGAYTGEVSSAMLHDIGCRYAIVGHSERRAYHQESDQMVADKAKAALAHGVTPIVCVGETLAEREAGQTEVVVKRQLAAVIHTLTHCIGEIVVAYEPVWAIGTGLTATPEQAQAVHHVLRAQLQAATQKAGAMRILYGGSVKADNAAQLFAQADIDGGLIGGAALKVADFAAICRAAQA; encoded by the coding sequence ATGAGCCAAAGAAGAAAGCTGGTCGTCGGCAACTGGAAGATGCATGGCAGCCGTGCTGCCAATGCGCTGTTGCTGGCCGGTCTGAAGGAAGCGGGTCCGTGGAATGCCGACGTGGCGGTCTGCGTGCCTTTCCCCTACATCACCGAAACCGCGCTCGCGCTGACCGGCGTGGACATCGCCTTCGGTTCGCAGGACTGCTCGGCCCATGAGCAGGGCGCCTACACCGGCGAGGTCTCCTCGGCGATGCTGCACGACATCGGTTGCCGCTATGCGATCGTGGGCCACTCGGAGCGACGTGCCTATCACCAGGAGAGCGACCAGATGGTGGCCGACAAGGCCAAGGCGGCGCTTGCCCATGGTGTGACGCCCATCGTCTGCGTCGGCGAGACATTGGCGGAGCGCGAGGCGGGTCAGACCGAGGTCGTGGTCAAGCGTCAACTGGCGGCCGTGATTCACACGCTGACACACTGCATCGGCGAGATCGTCGTGGCCTACGAACCGGTCTGGGCCATTGGCACCGGCCTCACGGCCACGCCGGAACAGGCCCAGGCGGTCCACCATGTGCTGCGTGCACAACTGCAGGCGGCCACGCAGAAGGCCGGCGCGATGCGCATCCTCTACGGTGGCAGCGTCAAGGCCGACAACGCGGCCCAGCTGTTCGCCCAAGCCGACATCGACGGCGGCCTGATAGGCGGAGCCGCCTTGAAGGTGGCTGACTTCGCCGCGATCTGTCGTGCGGCGCAGGCCTGA
- a CDS encoding NAD(P)H-quinone oxidoreductase yields MKAIAVSRPGGPEVLQVVERPDPIAGVGECLIAVEAYGINRPDVLQRKGVYPPPPGASDLPGLEVAGRVVAGDAAALSAAGFKLGDAVCALVAGGGYAELCVAPVGQCLPVPAGWTMAEAASLPETFFTVWSNVFGRAGLKAGETLLIHGGSSGIGVTAIQLAKAFGARVLVTVGSSDKAQACLKLGADVAINYREQDFVTEAKAATGGRGVDVILDMVAGSYIERGVQCLAEDGRLVVIAVQGGVEAKFDAGLVLRRRLTVSGSTLRPRSLAFKAGIASELREKVWPLLAERKIVPVIYRELPAAEAAAAHALMESGEHVGKIVLTW; encoded by the coding sequence ATGAAAGCCATCGCCGTCAGCCGCCCCGGCGGCCCCGAGGTGCTGCAGGTGGTCGAGCGTCCCGACCCCATCGCTGGGGTCGGCGAATGCTTGATCGCGGTTGAGGCCTATGGCATCAACCGCCCCGACGTGCTGCAGCGCAAGGGGGTCTATCCGCCACCGCCCGGTGCGAGCGATCTGCCTGGCCTGGAAGTGGCGGGCCGCGTCGTGGCCGGCGACGCAGCCGCCCTGTCGGCCGCCGGGTTCAAACTCGGCGATGCCGTCTGTGCCCTGGTGGCAGGTGGCGGCTATGCCGAGCTGTGCGTGGCACCGGTGGGTCAGTGCCTGCCGGTTCCGGCCGGCTGGACCATGGCCGAGGCGGCGAGTCTGCCCGAGACCTTCTTCACCGTCTGGTCGAACGTGTTCGGCCGGGCGGGTCTGAAGGCTGGCGAGACGCTGCTGATACACGGTGGCTCCAGCGGCATTGGCGTGACGGCAATCCAATTGGCCAAGGCCTTTGGAGCGCGCGTGCTGGTGACGGTGGGCAGTAGCGACAAGGCGCAGGCCTGCCTGAAGCTGGGCGCCGACGTGGCGATCAACTACCGCGAACAGGACTTCGTCACCGAAGCCAAGGCCGCCACCGGTGGCCGTGGGGTCGACGTGATCCTGGACATGGTCGCCGGTTCCTACATCGAGCGCGGCGTGCAGTGTCTGGCCGAGGACGGTCGCCTGGTGGTGATCGCGGTGCAAGGCGGCGTCGAAGCCAAGTTCGATGCGGGTCTGGTGTTGCGTCGCCGGCTGACGGTCAGCGGTTCCACGCTACGGCCGCGTTCGCTGGCCTTCAAGGCCGGCATCGCGAGCGAGTTGCGCGAGAAGGTCTGGCCGCTGCTGGCGGAACGCAAGATCGTCCCGGTGATCTACCGTGAACTGCCGGCGGCCGAGGCGGCAGCAGCCCATGCGCTGATGGAGTCGGGCGAGCATGTCGGCAAGATCGTGCTGACTTGGTGA
- the pnp gene encoding polyribonucleotide nucleotidyltransferase yields MSMFNKVTKTFQWGQHTVTLETGEIARQSSGAVVVNIEGTVVLATVVAKSAPKAGQDFFPLTVDYIEKTYAAGKIPGSFFKREGRPSELETLTSRLIDRPIRPLFPEGFFNEVQVVIHVVSLNPEVQADIAAMIGTSAALSISGIPFNGPIGAARVGYVNGEYVLNPGKTQLLDSKMDLVVAGTEAAVLMVESEADQLSEELMLGAVVYGHEQGQIAINAIHELVREAGKPVWDWKAPAKDEPFIAKVTGLAEEALRAAYQIRSKQARTEACRAAYANVKEALKAEGTEFDGVEVDGLLFEIEARIVRSQILAGEPRIDGRDTRTVRPIEIRAGVLPRAHGSSLFTRGETQALVAATLGTDRDAQLIDALAGEFSERFMLHYNMPPFATGETGRVGSPKRREIGHGRLAKRALVAVLPNKEDFPYSIRVVSEITESNGSSSMASVCGGCLSLLDAGVPLKAHVAGIAMGLIKDGNRFAVLTDILGDEDHLGDMDFKVAGTTGGITALQMDIKIQGITKEIMQVALAQAKEARLHILDKMVQAVAGASSDVSEFAPRLYTMKINPEKIRDVIGKGGATIRALTEETGTTIDIGEDGTITIASTDAEKAAHAKKRIEEITAEVEVGKIYEGPITKILDFGALVNLLPGKDGLLHISQIAHQRVEKVTDFLSEGQIVKVKVLETDEKGRIKLSMKALIERDQQPAPAAPAAEEGAAQ; encoded by the coding sequence ATGAGCATGTTCAACAAGGTCACCAAGACCTTCCAGTGGGGCCAACACACCGTCACGCTGGAAACCGGCGAGATCGCGCGCCAGTCGAGCGGCGCCGTCGTCGTCAACATCGAAGGCACCGTGGTTCTGGCTACCGTCGTGGCCAAGTCGGCCCCCAAGGCCGGCCAGGACTTTTTCCCGCTGACCGTCGACTACATCGAGAAGACCTATGCCGCCGGCAAGATCCCCGGCAGCTTCTTCAAGCGTGAAGGCCGTCCGAGCGAGCTGGAGACCCTGACCAGCCGCCTGATCGACCGCCCGATCCGCCCGCTGTTCCCCGAAGGCTTCTTCAACGAAGTCCAGGTCGTGATCCACGTCGTGTCGCTGAACCCTGAGGTCCAGGCCGACATCGCCGCCATGATCGGCACCTCGGCTGCCCTGTCGATCTCGGGCATCCCGTTCAACGGCCCCATCGGCGCCGCCCGCGTGGGCTACGTCAACGGCGAGTACGTGCTGAACCCGGGCAAGACCCAGCTGTTGGACTCCAAGATGGACCTGGTCGTGGCCGGCACCGAAGCCGCCGTGCTGATGGTCGAGTCGGAAGCCGACCAGCTGAGCGAAGAGCTGATGCTGGGCGCCGTGGTCTACGGCCACGAGCAGGGCCAGATCGCCATCAACGCCATCCATGAGCTGGTGCGCGAAGCCGGCAAGCCGGTCTGGGACTGGAAGGCTCCCGCCAAGGACGAGCCCTTCATCGCCAAGGTCACCGGCCTGGCCGAAGAAGCCCTGCGCGCTGCCTACCAGATCCGTTCCAAGCAAGCCCGCACCGAGGCCTGCCGCGCTGCCTATGCCAACGTCAAGGAAGCACTGAAGGCCGAGGGCACGGAATTCGACGGCGTCGAGGTCGACGGCCTGCTGTTCGAGATCGAAGCCCGCATCGTCCGCAGCCAGATCCTGGCCGGCGAGCCGCGCATCGACGGTCGCGACACCCGCACCGTTCGCCCCATCGAGATCCGTGCCGGCGTGCTGCCGCGCGCCCACGGTTCCTCGCTGTTCACCCGCGGCGAGACCCAGGCCCTGGTAGCCGCCACGCTGGGCACCGACCGCGACGCCCAGCTGATCGACGCGCTGGCCGGCGAGTTCAGCGAGCGCTTCATGCTGCACTACAACATGCCTCCGTTCGCCACCGGCGAAACCGGTCGCGTGGGTTCGCCGAAGCGCCGCGAAATCGGCCACGGCCGTCTGGCCAAGCGTGCCCTGGTGGCCGTGCTGCCGAACAAGGAAGACTTCCCTTACTCGATCCGCGTGGTCTCCGAGATCACCGAGTCGAACGGCTCCTCGTCGATGGCCTCCGTCTGCGGCGGCTGCCTGTCGCTGCTGGACGCCGGCGTGCCCCTGAAGGCCCACGTGGCCGGCATCGCCATGGGCCTGATCAAGGACGGCAACCGCTTCGCCGTGCTGACCGACATCCTGGGTGACGAAGATCACCTCGGCGACATGGACTTCAAGGTGGCCGGCACGACCGGTGGCATCACCGCCCTGCAGATGGATATCAAGATCCAGGGCATCACCAAGGAAATCATGCAAGTCGCCCTGGCCCAGGCCAAGGAAGCCCGCCTGCACATCCTCGACAAGATGGTCCAGGCCGTGGCCGGCGCCTCGTCGGACGTGTCGGAGTTCGCTCCGCGTCTGTACACGATGAAGATCAACCCCGAGAAGATCCGTGACGTGATCGGCAAGGGCGGCGCCACCATCCGTGCGCTGACCGAAGAAACCGGCACCACGATCGACATCGGCGAAGACGGCACCATCACCATCGCCTCGACCGACGCCGAGAAGGCCGCCCACGCCAAGAAGCGCATCGAAGAGATCACGGCCGAAGTCGAAGTCGGCAAGATCTACGAAGGCCCGATCACCAAGATCCTGGACTTCGGTGCCCTGGTCAACCTGCTGCCCGGCAAGGACGGCCTGCTGCACATCAGCCAGATCGCCCACCAACGCGTCGAGAAGGTCACCGACTTCCTGTCGGAAGGCCAGATCGTCAAGGTCAAGGTGCTGGAGACCGACGAGAAGGGTCGCATCAAGCTGTCGATGAAGGCCCTGATCGAGCGCGATCAGCAGCCCGCCCCGGCCGCTCCGGCTGCCGAAGAAGGCGCGGCCCAGTAA
- the rpsO gene encoding 30S ribosomal protein S15, protein MAVADLNKAEIVKSNARSANDTGSPEVQVALLTARINELTPHFKTHAKDHHGRRGLLKMVNTRKSLLAYLKRTDADRYTALIQKLGLRK, encoded by the coding sequence ATGGCAGTCGCCGATCTCAACAAGGCAGAAATCGTCAAGTCGAACGCTCGCAGCGCCAACGACACCGGATCCCCGGAAGTCCAAGTCGCCCTGCTGACCGCTCGAATCAACGAGCTGACCCCCCACTTCAAGACGCACGCCAAGGACCACCACGGCCGTCGCGGTCTGCTCAAGATGGTCAACACCCGCAAGAGCCTGCTGGCCTACCTGAAGCGCACGGACGCTGACCGCTACACCGCGCTGATCCAGAAGCTGGGCCTGCGCAAGTAA
- a CDS encoding Hsp20/alpha crystallin family protein, with product MFVIPMTRHHSAELSQRIERLFNVDPEARALRSPALDVTETDQAYRLQMDLPGIAKEAVKIRIEGRRVNIDAEQAQPAGLAEGERVLHRERSVTRFSRSIALPQELDQAASVAKLENGVLSLTLAKRVPAGAGQLNVE from the coding sequence ATGTTCGTGATCCCCATGACCCGCCATCATTCCGCCGAGCTGTCGCAGCGCATCGAACGCCTGTTCAATGTGGACCCCGAAGCCCGCGCCTTGCGCAGCCCGGCCCTGGACGTGACCGAGACCGACCAGGCCTACCGCCTGCAGATGGACCTGCCCGGCATCGCCAAGGAAGCGGTCAAGATCCGCATCGAAGGCCGCCGCGTAAACATCGACGCCGAACAGGCCCAGCCGGCCGGCCTGGCCGAGGGCGAGCGAGTCCTGCATCGCGAACGCTCGGTGACCCGCTTCTCCCGCTCCATCGCCCTGCCCCAGGAACTGGACCAGGCCGCCTCGGTGGCCAAGCTGGAGAACGGCGTGCTCAGTCTGACCCTGGCGAAACGCGTTCCCGCCGGAGCCGGCCAGCTGAACGTCGAGTAA
- the tsaD gene encoding tRNA (adenosine(37)-N6)-threonylcarbamoyltransferase complex transferase subunit TsaD, protein MLVLGIESSCDETGVALVEFEAASTTPPRLLADALHSQISMHQAYGGVVPELASRDHIRRVLPLTREVLAKSGRPLTEIDLIAYTQGPGLAGALLVGAGVAASLAAALDRPSLAVHHLEGHLLSPFLSADPPEFPFVALLVSGGHSQLMRVDAVGSYELLGETIDDAAGEAFDKSAKLLGLPYPGGPHLAKLAEQGNPEAFALPRPLLHSGKPDFSFAGLKTAVLTQVKKLGEAPSEQQKADLAASTQAAIVESLLKKSLLALKETGLKRLVVAGGVGANKSLREQLNAACAKRGVRVHYPELNLCTDNGAMIAMAAALRLQRGMGKPLPAGSGFEVRPRWALDAVN, encoded by the coding sequence ATGCTGGTCTTGGGGATCGAGTCCAGCTGCGATGAGACCGGCGTCGCCCTGGTCGAGTTCGAGGCTGCTTCGACGACACCGCCGCGGCTGCTGGCCGATGCTCTGCACAGCCAGATCAGCATGCACCAGGCCTATGGTGGCGTGGTGCCTGAGCTGGCCTCGCGCGACCATATCCGCCGCGTGTTGCCGCTGACGCGCGAGGTCCTCGCCAAATCCGGCAGGCCCCTGACCGAGATTGATCTGATCGCCTATACGCAAGGCCCGGGCTTGGCGGGCGCGCTGCTGGTCGGGGCCGGCGTGGCGGCTTCTCTGGCAGCAGCGCTGGACAGGCCATCGCTGGCGGTCCACCACCTCGAAGGGCATCTGCTGTCGCCCTTTTTGTCGGCCGATCCGCCGGAATTTCCCTTCGTGGCGCTGCTGGTCTCGGGCGGACATTCGCAGCTGATGCGGGTCGACGCAGTAGGCAGTTACGAGCTGCTCGGCGAGACGATCGACGATGCCGCCGGTGAGGCTTTCGACAAGAGTGCAAAGCTGCTGGGCCTGCCTTACCCCGGTGGCCCGCACCTGGCCAAGCTGGCGGAGCAGGGCAACCCGGAAGCCTTTGCACTGCCACGCCCCCTGCTGCACAGCGGCAAGCCGGACTTCAGCTTTGCCGGCCTCAAGACGGCGGTGCTGACCCAGGTGAAGAAGCTCGGCGAAGCGCCGTCCGAGCAGCAGAAGGCCGACCTGGCGGCGTCCACTCAGGCTGCCATCGTCGAGTCGCTGCTGAAGAAATCGCTGCTGGCGCTGAAGGAGACCGGGCTCAAGCGGCTGGTCGTTGCCGGTGGCGTCGGCGCCAACAAGTCATTGCGCGAGCAATTGAATGCGGCCTGCGCCAAACGCGGTGTGCGGGTCCACTATCCGGAACTGAATCTGTGCACCGACAACGGCGCCATGATTGCCATGGCTGCTGCGCTGCGGCTGCAGCGTGGCATGGGAAAACCGCTGCCGGCGGGCAGCGGTTTCGAGGTGCGTCCGCGCTGGGCGCTGGACGCAGTCAACTGA
- the fdx gene encoding ISC system 2Fe-2S type ferredoxin — MPVIKILPHAEYCPEGKSVEAPAGTSICEALLDNHIEIEHACDQVCACTTCHVIVREGFASLSEMEEGEEDMLDRAWGLEANSRLSCQAILGQKDVTVEIPKYSINHAKEG; from the coding sequence ATGCCCGTCATCAAGATTCTTCCGCACGCCGAATACTGCCCTGAGGGCAAGTCGGTCGAGGCGCCAGCCGGCACCTCAATCTGCGAGGCCCTGCTCGACAACCACATCGAGATCGAGCATGCCTGCGACCAGGTCTGTGCCTGCACCACCTGCCATGTGATCGTGCGCGAGGGCTTTGCCTCGCTGTCCGAGATGGAGGAGGGCGAGGAAGACATGCTGGACCGCGCCTGGGGCCTGGAGGCCAATTCGCGGCTGAGCTGCCAGGCCATCCTGGGCCAGAAGGACGTGACGGTCGAGATTCCCAAGTACTCGATCAACCACGCCAAGGAAGGCTGA